From Thalassovita sp.:
ACGTTCTGCGATCCCTATGTTCAGGGTCGAGAAACGCTATTTTCGTCAATCCGCGGAACCGGCCTAGGTATGGCCATTACGACCCGGCTTGTAAGCCTTATGCAGGGTAGTTTTTCTGCAGAAAGCGATGCGGGTAAGGGCACCACAATTACAATCAGCCTTCCGCTTGTTCCCGTTGCCACACCATCCCTCTTGCCCGATCTCAGCGGACTAACGGTTTACTTCATTGGCCCCTCTGTTCCCGCACTAGAGGAGGGATTGGACATCGTTGTGGGGCATGCAGGCGCAACGTGGCATTTGACCGAGGATCTAGATGACCTTCCTGATCTGCCCGCGGACCCAACTGAGCGCCCAATCTTTCTGCTGTTACCCACAACACCCGCCGAATTTGACCGTATTGAAGAAGAGATTCGACAAAAGCATCCGCATGCGGGTGTCATACGTTGCACCACCGACAGAAGTGTCTTGATCAGGCGGCTAAGCAGCGGAACCTTCATTTTCCCGGTCATGCCAATGATCCGAAATGACTTCTATTCGGCAATTGCAGAACTGGCCGGCCGCGAGGTGCCACGTCCCCCCTGGCAACAAGAAGAGCTTCCACGTGCACCCAATGAGCGCCGTGCAGACTTCAAAAGCAGAAATATTCTGGTGGTCGATGATAACGCGATCAATCTGCATGTACTGCAGTCGCAGCTAAAATTGCTGGGACACCATGCCGTCACAGCGTCCAATGGGCGCGAAGCACTTTTGCAATGGCGGGCGGGTGAGTTTGACCTCCTGATCACTGATGTGCAGATGCCCGAGATGTCAGGATTTGCGCTGGCACGTGCAATCCGTTTGCAGGAAAAAGAATGTAGCCGGCCAGCCATGCCAATCTTGGCAGTCACTGCCAATATTGAAACGGAGAACGAAGACCAATTCAAACAATCCGGGATGAACAGCTGGATGCTTAAGCCGATCAAATACGATGATCTTCAAGAGGCGATTGAGAGTATCGACTTTCCCAAATCTTAGTTTAGCACCAGTTCGATCATCGTAATCCATATCGGCAGGCTCACCGCCGCCAACAGGGTGGTCTGTGCCACCAGGGTCGCTGACAGTTCGCGATCCGCCCCAAACCCGGCCGCCAGCACATGCGCGGCCGAGGCTGTGGGCAGTGCCGCAAACAGCACCAAAGTGGCTGCAATTGCGGGCTCCAACCCCAGGGCAAGGCCCAACACCAAGGCAAAGGCAGGCAGGAGCACCAGTTTTGTGGCCACAATGATCCCGCTGAACCGGTTCAACCGCGCCAACGCGCCCCAATTCATCGTCGCCCCCACCGAAATCAGCGCCACCGGGATGGCGGCACGGGCCAACATCTCCAGCGGGGCCATTGCAACCTCGGGGATCTGGATGCCGCTCAAGCCCACAATCACGCCTGAGATGGAGGCCAGTAGGAACGGGTTTGTCGCCACTTTGGCAACGGTCTGCATCAGCGACCCGCCGCCACGCGACAGGGCGGTCACGGCAAAAAGGTTCGCAACCGGGATCGCCAGCCCCACCGCCACGGCCAATTCGCCGAGGGGCGGATCCATCAAGGTCTCAACCGCAACAAAGGCCATTGCAGTGTTAAACCGCCAAGACACCTGCCAAGCGCCCGCGAAATCCACAAAGCGATCCGGCCCGAACCGGCGCGCCAGATAGCCCGCGGCCAGCCCAAGGGTCAGCACCGCCCAGACCAGCGGCCCGATCGAGGCAATATCGCGCAGTTCAATCGGACGAGAGGACGCCGCCACAAAGATCAGCGCTGGGAACAGAATCTCAAAATTCAGCCGATCCAGCCCCTGCCAGGCATTCACCGACAGCCGCTTGCGGATCAGCCCGCCCAGACAGACCATCAGGAAACTGGGCAACAGCCCAAAAAGAATTGAGATGAAAATCATGGCGCCTACCTTCTGCGCCGATCTAGGGCCAAGGCCCTTCTCGCATCAAGCGAAATCCTCCTGCGGCCGCACAGCTTTGCCAAAATGCTTTTCAAACTGGCGCTGCCCCTGTGGGGTAAACTGCACCACCCGGCTGTCCGCCTGTCGCCGCGCCCAGCCCTCATCAATGAAATGGCTCAGCAACGCCCGCCCCAAACGGCCCGCCAGATGCGATTGCCGGGCGCTCCAATCCAGACATTCCTTGCACATCGGCGCGCGGCTCTTGGGCAGCGCCGCCAGATCCAGCCCAAGCGCGTTCAGAAACTGCCGACCGCGCGGGCTGACCTGCAGATCCGGCCCAACCAGCACGCCCCGCGCCTGCAAGCTGCGAAACATCTGAACCCCCATTTCCCCAGCCAGGTGATTGTAACAGACCCGCGCCTGCCGCATCGCTTGATCCTTTGGCCCGGTCCGCGTCCGCAGATGCCCCTTGCCCGCGGCAAGCCCCATCAGCGCCTCCAGCACCTCAGCCACCTCTTCCCCGGCCAGGCTGAAATATTTGTGGCGCCCCGATTTGCGCGGCGCAACCAGCCCGCCCTCAACCAACCGTGACAGATGGCTTGAGGCGGTCTGCGCCTGCACGCCAGCCTCCTGCGCCAATTCCGTGGCTGTCAGCGCTTTGCCACTCATCAGCGCGCTCAACATATTGGCGCGGGCCGGATCCCCGATCAGCGCCGCCACCCTAGCGATATCTGGTCCATCTCTCATGCTACACCTGTCGCATATAGTTCGATTTATAGCGAAGCATAAGCAGCATGCGATCCGCTAAGCAAGCCCAACACCAAGCCAACACCAAAAAGGAACGCCCCATGCTGACCTGCATCATCCGTTATGACATTGACCCCACCAAGAAAGCCCAATTTGAACGCTATGCCCAAAACTGGGGTCAGGCGATCCCGCGCAACGGCGCCCAGCTGATCGGCTATTACGCCCCGCACGAAGGCTCCTCCACCCTCGCCTATGGCATTTACAACATCGACAGCCTCGCCGCCTATGAGGCCTATCGCGCCCGTCTCGCCGCTGATCCGCTGGGACGGGAAAACTATGAATTTGCCCAGCGGGAAAAGTTCATCTCGCGCGAAGACCGCACCTTCCTGAAACTGGCCTCTGCACCGCACGCCCCCGCCGCCAGCCCGAAAGGAGCCCGCCCATGATTGCCGTCATCTTCGAGGTCGAAATCGCCGAAGGTCAACGCGACGCCTACCTCGACATCGCAGCCGAGCTGAAACCGCTGCTGCAGGAGATTGATGGCTTCCTCTCGGTGGAACGGTTCGAAAGCTTGGTGCAGCCGGGCAAACTCCTGTCGCTGTCCTTCTGGCGCGATGAAGCCGCCGTGCAGAACTGGCGCGCCCTGGCCGAACATCGTTTTGCCCAAACAAAGGGGCGCGAAGGCATATTTGCCGGCTATCGCCTGCGGGTGGCCGAAGTGGCGCGCGATTACGGCATGGAGGACCGGGCCGAGGCGCCCGGTGACTCGCAAGCCACACATGGCTAAGGCTCTGGTGGGCAGGTCTTGCCCACCACCCATCCGCCCCTTAACTCTCAGATACCGTAACCCGGAGATTTTATGTCCCGTTGAGACTTGGCAGCCATTGACGTGATCCCTTGATGGATCACTGGTGCAATCCACCAGCTGCCCCCACGTTTGACACCTAAGCCCTGCCAATCCGGCAGGCCGTTGGCGCGTGACCTCTCTCAACATCGCCTCAGAAGAGGCAGCAGACATGAAAGCAAGATCACCAATGATCCGACCCTTTAATACATCCGACACTGACGCCGTCATGCAGGCCTGGCACAAGGCCAGCGCCCTGGCCCATCCGTTTCTCAGCGATGAGTTGATCGCCAAGGCGGACGCCCTGATCCGTAACACCTTCCTGCCAATGGCAGACACCTCCGTCATAGAACAAGAAGGTCAGGTTGTGGGCTTCATCGCCCTCCTCGGCCATCAGGTGGGTGGTCTGTTTCTGGATCCGGCCTATCACGGCCGCGGCCTCGGCAAAGCGCTGATGGATCACGCCGCCCAGAACCATCCGGTTCTGGAATTGGACGTATTCCGCGGCAACACAATCGGCCGGGGCTTCTACGCCCCTTATGGCTTTGAAGAACTGGAGGAGAGGACTGACGGCTTCTCCGGCCTGCCCGTCCTGCGCCTGCGCTACAGCACCACATAAACAAAAAGGGGGCCCACCCGGCCCCCTCCTTTCCCCTAGCCTAGGCCCAGGGGGTGTCTCCCTCACTGACCACTTGCCCAAACCGGTTTTCCCGATGCCAGCGCAGGTTCTCAGGATGCGGGGCACAGCGAGGATCTACGGGTGGCAACAGTTTACCGGACGGGCTGATCAAGCGGTTCACAACATCCTCCGGTACCTTGTTGTGCGAAATCAAAATCGTTTCCAGATCCTCAGCGACTGAGATCAACCCGCGATCAAACATCCAATGCAAGGTGCCCGATAACGCCAATCCATTGTTGGGCGTATCCGAACCATTTTCCTCTACGGGCCGGATATGAGCCGCCTGAACTTCCGGGCGCCCCCCACCATTGCGCAGTTGTAGTCCTGACATGGCGCAACGGTAATCGTAGGCTTCGCGGACTTTGCGGCGAAAGACAACATCGCGATACTTCCGCCGCGTTAGTCGTTCAACAACAGGGCGCTCAAACGACAATGGCGCTTCTGCCAGCCCACCTGGGGTATTCGCAGGCGCGGGGTCATACCGGCGCATTTCCTGCTCAATCAAATCGCTCGGCAGGCCGATGTTCAAGATCCGCGCAAAATCCGCTTCCGGCAACCGACGAACCGCCAGTTGCACCGCGCCACCCCGTTTGGGTGTGCCATCTGCTTCGGCTAAGGCTTTCTCAAGCGGACGTCCTTGGTGGAGCCGCGACACTTCGGTATCAAACAAAAGATAGCTGTTCGGCTCCATCAGGGCCAAATAACGACCGGGGGCGCCTGGTTTGTCGATCACCTGTTCAATCTTGGCGACCGCAAAATAGCCCCGCGGACCAGCCTTTACCGGTTCGTAATATACGATCCAGTCTCCAACTGCCTCTCTGACGGCCTTTAGATAGGACTTGGGAAAATCATAAACCTCTGACGGTCGATCATCATATTTCGAATCTGTTTTGTGCAAAAGAACCAGTTTCACCATTTGACCAGGAAACAAAAACCTCCTGAAATTGCAAGAGGCATGCACCCAACACGCAAAAAGGGGGCGCCTCCGCCCCCCTTTCATCGTTCCATAAATACTCTGGGGGAATTGGCCGTCAGGCCAAGGGGGCAACGCCCCCATCCACGCAGAGCGTCACAGGGACGCTGCCAGCCGGGTGCCCTGATTGATCGCCCGTTTGGCGTCCAGTTCCGCGGCCACATCCGCACCACCGATCACGTGGCAGGTCACACCTTCGTCCTCCAACGCATCGGCCAGCGAACGATCGCTGATCTGACCCGCACAGAGCACCACTGTGTCGCAGTCAATCACCCGCGGGTTTTCGCGTGCCTCGCCAAAGCTGATGTGCAGCCCCGCGTCGTCGATACGCTCGTAGTTCACGCCGCCGATCATCTCGACCTGTTTCATTTTCAGCGCGGCGCGGTGGATCCAGCCGGTGGTCTTGCCCAGACCTTTGCCCAGCGCCTTGGCTTTGCGCTGCATCAGGGTGACCTGACGGGTGGGGGCTTCGGGCTGCGGGCCGGTTTCGGCCAGACCGCCGCGGGTCTGTTCGGGATCACCAACCCCCCATTCCTTCATCCATTCCGGCAGGTCCAGCGTCGGGCTGTCGCCGGTCACCAGATACTCAGACACATCAAAGCCAATGCCGCCGGCGCCGATCACAGCCACCTTTTGGCCCACCTCAGCCTTGTCGCGCAGCACGTCGATATAGCTCAGCACATTGGCGCGGTCCTGACCGGGAATGCCGGGATCGCGCGGCACCACACCTGTGGCGATGATCACCTCGTCAAAGCCTTTCAGGTCATCAACACCGGCCTCAACGCCCAGTTTGACCGTCACGCCGCTTGCTGCGACGCGGGCCTCAAACCAGTCAACCAGCCCGTGGAACTCTTCTTTGCCCGGCACCTGCCGTGCCATGTTCAGCTGCCCCCCGACACGATCCGCACGATCAAACACCGTGACGTCATGGCCGCGTTCCGCCGCCGTCAGGGCCGCCGACAGGCCCGCAGGCCCGGCACCCACCACAGCGATGGATTTCACCGCCTCGGTCGCGGTGATCGCCAGTTCGGTTTCATGACAGGCCCGCGGATTGACCAGGCAAGAGGTCAGCTTGCCGCTGAACGTATGGTCCAGACAGGCCTGGTTACAGCCAATACAGGGGGCGATCAGCGCGGCTTTGCCCGCCTCGGCCTTGATCACAAAATCCGCGTCCGCCAGCAATGGCCGCGCCATGGAGACCATATCGGCGCAACCCTCGGCCAGCACATCTTCGGCCACATCGGGCATGTTGATCCGGTTCGAGGTGATAACCGGGATCCCCACGTTGCCCATCAATTTCTTGGTCACCCAGGAAAATGCCCGACGCGGCACGGAGGTGGCGATGGTGGGCACCCGTGCTTCATGCCAGCCAATGCCGGTGTTGATGATGGTGGCGCCCGCCTTCTCGACCGCCTGTGCCAGCTGCACCACCTCGTCATGGGTAGAGCCATTGGGCACCAGATCGATCATCGACAGGCGGTAGATGATGATGAAATTCTCGCCCACAGCTTCCCGCGTGCGACGCACCACCTCAACCGGCAAGCGCATCCGGTTTTCATAAGATCCGCCCCAGCGGTCTTCGCGTTTGTTGGTATGGGTGACCAGGAACTGGTTCAAGAAGTAGCCTTCCGATCCCATGATCTCGACCCCATCATAGCCCGCCTTCTGGGCCAGCACGGCGGCGTTGACGATATCTGCGATCTGTTTTTCGATCCCCTCTTCATCCAGCTCCTGCGGCGGGAAGGGGGAGATCGGCGATTTCACCGGGCTGGGCGCCACACATTTCGGCGAATAGGCATAACGGCCCGCGTGCAGGATCTGCATCGCGATTTTGCCACCCGCATCATGCACCGCCTTGGTGATCACCGAATGGTTTTCAACGTCTTCATCCTTGGTCATCATCGCCGCGCCAGGCAGCACCGATCCCTCAAGGTTCGGGCCAATACCCCCTGTCACCATCAGCGCAACACCGCCACGAGCGCGCGCGGCATAGAACTCGGCCACGCGCGGCCAGTTCTTGGTCTCCTCCAGCCCGGTGTGCATCGAGCCCATGAGGACGCGGTTTTTCAATGTGGTGAAGCCCAGATCCAACGGGGCAAGTAGGTGCGGATAATCTGACATTGCGTGCCTCCCTGCGTTGGGGGACAGTCTGCGCGACGATCACCGGGCTGTCACGTCGGACGCGGCGTAAGATTGACGCAAAGGGCAGTTACGTCACCCAGTCTCACGGAAAGCAATTGCCGCCATCGCCCTAAGCAAAGACCGTTGAACTGCCCCTGCTGCTGCACCATCTTTGATGCAGGAGATACGCGATGACCGATGCCCTCAGCCTGAATGACATTTGGCCACAATACCAATCCCGCTTGCGGGCGTTTCTGCGCAAGCGGCTGGCCAATGCCGCTGATGTGGACGACGTGCTGCAGGAGATTTCCATCAAAGTGCTGAACGGGCTGCCGACGCTGGCGGAACACAGCAAGTTGCAGCCCTGGCTGTTTCAGACCGCCCAACATGCGGTGGTTGACCATTACCGGCGCAGCAAGAAGGGCAGCGATTTGCACCCGGATGATCTGTGGTACGGGGCGGAGGAGCCTGAGGTGCGCCGCGAACTGGAACATTGCATTGAGCCCTTCATCGATGCGCTGCCTGCGGAGACGGCGCAGCTGTTGCGGGCTGTGGATCTGGAGGGCCAGGCGCAAAAATCTGTCGCCGCAGATCTTGGCCTGCCCTATTCGACGCTGAAGTCACGGGTACAACAGGGCCGCACGGAACTGCGCAAACTCTACGAAAACTGCTGCACACTGCGTCGAGACAGTCGCGGGTTGATCGCGGATTACGACCCAAAACCAGAGACTTGCAAAAAATGTTAAGCTGATCGTCGTCTTTTTCCTGCGGCTTGCGTCTTACCAGATGAAGTTAGCAAAAGGACACGACCCGTGATCAAAATCGTAAGTTTCAAAATCTGCCCCTTCGTTCAGCGCGTTACAGCCATGCTGGAAGCCAAGGGCCTGCCCTATGACATCGAATACATCAGCCTGAAGGACAAACCGGACTGGTTTCTGGAGCTGTCGCCCAACGGTCAGGTGCCGCTTTTGGTCACCGAAGGGGGCGTGGCGCTTTTTGAATCGGATGCCATCGTCGAATACATCGATGAGATCTCAGCCCCGTTGCAGCCTGACCTGACGCCAGAGGCCCGTGCGCTGAACCGGGCCTGGTCTTATCAGGGGTCCAAACACTATCTGGTGCAGTGTTCGACCATGCAAAGCGCTGACCACGCGACCTATCTGGAACGGCACGCAAAACTTGCCAAGGCTTTTGCCAAGGCGGAGACGCAGCTGGCCGATGGCCCCTTCTTCAACGGTGCGACGCTTGGCAATGTGGATATGGCCTGGCTGCCGCTGCTGCACCGCGCCGCAATTGTGCAGGCACACAGCAGTCATGACATGCTGGCAGGCTTCCCCAAGGTGCAGGCTTGGCAACAGGCTCTGATGGCCACCGGGCTGCCCACCAAAACCGTCTCGCCCGATTTTGAAGAGGCTTTTGCCCGTTTCTATCTGGCCGAGCGGACCTGGCTGGGCCGTGGCGCCTCAGCCGACGAACAGGCCTGCGCCCCGGCCGCAAAAGCTGCCAGCGGCTGCTGTGGCTAACAGAAAGGGCGGGTCGCCAGACCCGCCCTTTTATTAAGTTAATGGATCAGCAACATTTGCCGCCGCTTGGGGTGGCCTTGGGGGTGCAACAGCTTGCCTTCTCCGGCACGGCCTGCACCTCAGGTTTGGCGGCCTCAGCTGTTTTTTCCGCTGCCACGGCGGCAGGCATGTTCACCCGCTCTGACAGCTTTTCCAGGCTTTCCACCCGTTCCGAATAACGGTCTACCAAATAGGCTGACTGGCTGCGGGTCAGCAGGGTGAACTTGGTCAGTTCTTCCATCACATCGACCACACGATTGTAGAACGGGCCCGGTTTCATCCGGTCATCCGCGTCAAACTCATCCCAGGCCTTGGCCACAGAGGATTGGTTTGGAATGGTGATCAGACGCATCCAACGGCCCAGAATGCGCAGTTGGTTTACGGTGTTGAAACTTTGCGACCCCCCTTCGACCTGCATGATCGCCAGGGTCTTACCCTGCGTTGGGCGAATGCCGCCGATCGGGGCCAGCGGGATCCAGTCGATCTGGGTCTTCATGATACCGGTCATCGCGCCGTGGCGTTCCGGCGAACACCAGACCATGCCTTCGGACCACATCACCAGATCGCGCAATTCCTGCACCTTGGGATGATCGGCCTCAGCGTCATCCGGCAGCGGCAGACCGGACGGATTGAACACCCGTGTTTCACAGCCCAGCCGTTCCAGAATGCGCGCGGCCTCCTCCACCATCAGGCGGGAAAAACTGCGCTGACGCAGCGAGCCATAAAGCAGCAGGATCCGCGGCTTGTGGCTGGCGCGTTCAGCGGGGAACAGTTTGCTTTCATCAATGGCGTGAAAGCTTTCTTCTTGGATATTAGGGATGGCGTCAGACAACGCAGTCTCCTTGTTCGTTCAGGATCATTTCGCCGTCCTCTTTATAAAGAGGCCCCTTGGGCCGCGTTTCGAGGAGGTCCAAAACCGCCTCAGACGGGCGGCACAGTCTGACGCCTTTGGGCGAGCAGACGATGGGCCGGTTCACCAAAACAGGGTGTTCCAGCATGTGATCCAGCAGCACCTCCTCCGATACTTCTGGATCCAAAAGCCCCAGCTCCTTCGCCGGGGATTTTGTCGTGCGCAGGGCGCTGCGCGGGGTCAGACCGGCCGCAGCAAACAGCGCCTGCAGCTGTGGCCGGGTCCAACCGGTGTGCAGATAGTCGATGACCACCGGTTCCACCCCGCTGGCGCGGATGATCGCAAGCACATTGCGTGATGTGCCGCAGGCCGGATTGTGATGGATGACGATGCTCATGCTTGTTCTCCTGCGGTCAGCTCTGCCTCATCCTGAGGCACTGCAAACAGAACCCCCGCCAGAACCATGGCCACCAGTGCACCAGCGATCTGCGCAATGATAAAGCTGGAAACATCACCGGGATTGATGCCCGCAAAGGTATCCGTGAAGGCCCGCCCAATGGTCACCGCCGGATTGGCGAAGGAGGTTGAGGCGGTAAACCAATAGGCCGCGGTGATATAAAGCCCCACCATCACGGCCACGCTTTCGCTGCGGAAGCGCACCGCGCCAAGGATGGTCAGCAGCAGCCCAAAGGTTGCTACACCTTCGGCAAACCACTGCGCGCCACCGGTGCGTGAGGTGGTGGAATATTGCAGGATCTCAAGGTCGAACATGCCGTGCGCAACAAGGCTGCCAAGGATGGCGCCAAGGCTCTGCACCGCCACATAGGGCGCCAGATCAGCCCAGCGCAGATCGCCACGGATGGCCATCACCAGCGACACTGCCGGATTGAAATGGGCGCCGGAAATCGGGCCGAAGATGGTGATCAGCACCACCAGAATGGCCCCGGTCGGGATCGTATTGCCCAAAAGCGCCAGCGCCACATCCTCGGTCAGCTTATCCGCCATGATACCGGATCCCACCACGGTGCAGACCAGCAGAGCGGTGCCCAGACCTTCGGCGGTCAGGCGGCGAAACACATCCTGCCTCATGCCGCGCCCTCCAGCTCAGTCCCGATCAGGTTCAGAGCTTGTTTCTGTGCGGCTGCATCCATCTCATCCAATGGCAGCGCAAGGAACGCCTTCACCCGCGCCTCCATCCGCTGATGCGCCTGACGGAAGGCCGCGCGGTTTTCCTCATCGGTTTCGCCAGCGCCAGCCGGATCGGGGATTCCCCAATGCGCAGACACCGGCGCACCGGCCCAATAGGGGCAGGTTTCACCAGCAGCCGAGCTGCAGACCGTGATGACGTAATCCATCTGCACCGCGCCCTCACCCGAAAACTCATCCCAGCTTTTGGAGCGGACATAGGAGGTGTCATAGCCAAGCCCATCCAGCAGTTCGACCGCAAAGGGATTCGGTCTGCCCGTGGGCTGTGAGCCAGCGGAATAGGCGCGGAACCGGCCCTTGCCCAATTCATTGATCAGCACCTCGCCCAAGACCGAGCGGGCGGAGTTGCCGGTGCACAGCACCAAAACGTTTTTGATGTCTCCCATCACAGGGATCCTTCCGTAGTCTGACCCGCTTAACAGCAGGCAATGTCATCCAGTATCGGGCGGCACAGATCTGGATTGCCGCCACAACAATCCTCCATCAGGAAGCCAAGCAATCCGCGCAGCCCCTGCATATCCACAAAATACCGGATGGAGCGCCCTTCCCGGCTGTTGCGCACAAGACCCGCCTGATGCAGCACCGACAGGCTGGCCGACATGGTGTTCTGCTTCACACCCAATGCGTCTGAGATTTCACCAGCCGCCATGCCGTCACTGCCCGCTTTGATCAGCAGGCGGAAGGCATCCAGACGGTTGGCTTGTGACAGGGCCGCAAAGGCAGAAAGGGCGATCATCTTATCCATATTTCATGAATTATGGATATATCTAGATTCGGCAAGTAAAAACTGTATGACAGTCACCGGAATTCAGAATTTTTTCCGTGCCCCCTTGCAGACTGACATACCTGTAAGTAAATAGCCTGTTATGAAAGACGCGATTCTCAAATTGGCCGAGGCCCAGTTGATGACGGGCGGCTATGGCAAACTGAACTTTGGTCAGATCGCCACGGCGCTGGACACCACGCGGGCCAATCTGCACTACCACTTCAAGAACAAGGAAAGCCTTGCGATTGCGGTGACCGAAGACTTTGGCACCCGTCAGGTGGCGGCGTTCCATGCAATGCGCGATGCCTTCAAGGGCAACTTTGCCGGCTATGTCCAGATGCTGGATGACAGTTTTTGGGCCCCGGAAACCGATCCCGAGGATCTGCGCAGCTGCACCCTCCTGGCCGCGGACCCGGACCTGCCAGCGCCCCTGCGTGTGCTGACCGAAGCCTTCTACCGCGATGTAAACGCCAGCCTGGTCGCCACGCTGGAAGATGCAAAAGCCGCAGGTGAGATCCGCAGCGATATCGACTGCCAGCGCGAGGCCAACCGGGCCCATACCTTGATGATGGGATTGATGACCTCAATCCAGCATATGCCCAACCGCGACGCAGCGCGCGCGGCGCTTGGCGGGCTCCTGACAGATTGGGCGGCTGGCCTGACATAGGCCGCCGTTTTTTACACCCCCTAAACTTACCTACATGCAAGTAAACACTCAAAAGAAAGGACATCTCATGAAAATTCTCCTCATTGGCGCCACAGGTATCATCGGCGGTGCAATCCATCAGGCGCTGTCTGGCGATCACCAGGTTGTCACCGCCGGGCGCAGCGCCGAGATGGATCATCACGTCGATCTGGGCGATCCCGCCGCGGTCAAGGCACTGTTTGCCGAAACCGGCCCGCTGGATGCCATCATCGCCGCCGCTGGCGCTGCAGCCATGGTGCCGCTGACGCAGATGACCGACGCGCAGATGGACGCCACGCTGGAGGTGCAGATGAAAGGTCAAATGAACCTGATCCGCTACGGGCACACGGTCCTGCCCAAAGGCGGCAGCATCGTCCTGACCTCGGGCACGGCCGCGCAGCACACCTACCCCGGCACCGCAGCGATCGCCGCCTCCTGCGCCGCGCTTGAGGCCTTTGTGCGGGTCGCCACGGCTGAGCTGCCGGATCTGCGCATCAACCTCATCTCACCGATCTTTGTCAAAGAAACCATGGCCAAACTGGGCCAGCCCGAATTGGGCGTCGTCTCCGCCGCGGACACTGCACAGGCCTACCTGCGTGCGCTCAACGGCGACATGCGCGGCGACGTTCTGACAACCCTTGCAGCGTGAGGCCCTGATCATGACCCAATACAGCCATCCCAAATACGGCACGGTTCTGCGCGCACCTGACAGCGCCTTTGCCAATCTGCCCGATTACCCCTTTGCACCAAACTATATGGAGGTGGACGGGCTGCGCCTCCATTATGTGGACGAAGGCACCGCCGACAAAGGCACGATTTTCCTGATGCACGGGCAGCCCAGCTGGTCCTACCTCTACCGTCATATGATCCCCCAGTTTGTCGCCGCCGGGTACCGGGTGATCGCCCCCGATCTGATCGGCTTTGGCAAATCGGACAAACCTGCCGAGGCCAAGATCTATAGCTATCAGGCCCATGTGCACTGTATCAGCCGCTTTGTTGAACAGCTGGGTGTGACCGGGGCCGATGCCTTTTTTCAGGATTGGGGCGGCATGATCGGCCTCAGGGTGATGGAACAGCATCCAACCTGGATCCGGCGTATGGCGGTGGCCAATACGGCGCTGTCGGACGTCAAAGGCCCGATGGCCTTTGCCCTGCCCAACATCCTGCGCCTGATGCGCCTCTTCGCTGGCAAGCCCTCGATTTCAGATCTGGCGGCCAAGCAGAACTATGGCAATTGGGCAGGGTATTTCAAACACGCGGGCAAAATCGAAATCGGCAAGGTGATGCAGATCCTGACCACGAAAACCCTGACCACGGCCGAACGCGCCGCCTATGACGCCCCTTTCCCCGACAGCAGGTATCAC
This genomic window contains:
- a CDS encoding TetR/AcrR family transcriptional regulator; this translates as MKDAILKLAEAQLMTGGYGKLNFGQIATALDTTRANLHYHFKNKESLAIAVTEDFGTRQVAAFHAMRDAFKGNFAGYVQMLDDSFWAPETDPEDLRSCTLLAADPDLPAPLRVLTEAFYRDVNASLVATLEDAKAAGEIRSDIDCQREANRAHTLMMGLMTSIQHMPNRDAARAALGGLLTDWAAGLT
- a CDS encoding metalloregulator ArsR/SmtB family transcription factor, which encodes MDKMIALSAFAALSQANRLDAFRLLIKAGSDGMAAGEISDALGVKQNTMSASLSVLHQAGLVRNSREGRSIRYFVDMQGLRGLLGFLMEDCCGGNPDLCRPILDDIACC
- a CDS encoding glutathione S-transferase family protein, coding for MIKIVSFKICPFVQRVTAMLEAKGLPYDIEYISLKDKPDWFLELSPNGQVPLLVTEGGVALFESDAIVEYIDEISAPLQPDLTPEARALNRAWSYQGSKHYLVQCSTMQSADHATYLERHAKLAKAFAKAETQLADGPFFNGATLGNVDMAWLPLLHRAAIVQAHSSHDMLAGFPKVQAWQQALMATGLPTKTVSPDFEEAFARFYLAERTWLGRGASADEQACAPAAKAASGCCG
- the arsC gene encoding arsenate reductase (glutaredoxin) (This arsenate reductase requires both glutathione and glutaredoxin to convert arsenate to arsenite, after which the efflux transporter formed by ArsA and ArsB can extrude the arsenite from the cell, providing resistance.); this translates as MSIVIHHNPACGTSRNVLAIIRASGVEPVVIDYLHTGWTRPQLQALFAAAGLTPRSALRTTKSPAKELGLLDPEVSEEVLLDHMLEHPVLVNRPIVCSPKGVRLCRPSEAVLDLLETRPKGPLYKEDGEMILNEQGDCVV
- a CDS encoding MIP/aquaporin family protein; the protein is MRQDVFRRLTAEGLGTALLVCTVVGSGIMADKLTEDVALALLGNTIPTGAILVVLITIFGPISGAHFNPAVSLVMAIRGDLRWADLAPYVAVQSLGAILGSLVAHGMFDLEILQYSTTSRTGGAQWFAEGVATFGLLLTILGAVRFRSESVAVMVGLYITAAYWFTASTSFANPAVTIGRAFTDTFAGINPGDVSSFIIAQIAGALVAMVLAGVLFAVPQDEAELTAGEQA
- the arsH gene encoding arsenical resistance protein ArsH, whose product is MSDAIPNIQEESFHAIDESKLFPAERASHKPRILLLYGSLRQRSFSRLMVEEAARILERLGCETRVFNPSGLPLPDDAEADHPKVQELRDLVMWSEGMVWCSPERHGAMTGIMKTQIDWIPLAPIGGIRPTQGKTLAIMQVEGGSQSFNTVNQLRILGRWMRLITIPNQSSVAKAWDEFDADDRMKPGPFYNRVVDVMEELTKFTLLTRSQSAYLVDRYSERVESLEKLSERVNMPAAVAAEKTAEAAKPEVQAVPEKASCCTPKATPSGGKCC
- the sigZ gene encoding RNA polymerase sigma factor SigZ — protein: MTDALSLNDIWPQYQSRLRAFLRKRLANAADVDDVLQEISIKVLNGLPTLAEHSKLQPWLFQTAQHAVVDHYRRSKKGSDLHPDDLWYGAEEPEVRRELEHCIEPFIDALPAETAQLLRAVDLEGQAQKSVAADLGLPYSTLKSRVQQGRTELRKLYENCCTLRRDSRGLIADYDPKPETCKKC
- a CDS encoding arsenate reductase ArsC; its protein translation is MGDIKNVLVLCTGNSARSVLGEVLINELGKGRFRAYSAGSQPTGRPNPFAVELLDGLGYDTSYVRSKSWDEFSGEGAVQMDYVITVCSSAAGETCPYWAGAPVSAHWGIPDPAGAGETDEENRAAFRQAHQRMEARVKAFLALPLDEMDAAAQKQALNLIGTELEGAA